From a region of the Pseudodesulfovibrio senegalensis genome:
- the yjgA gene encoding ribosome biogenesis factor YjgA: MPHQNDQHEDRPSRTQMKKHMAALQKMGDELAALSTDQIRKAGLPPLLEKEILFAKSLKKHEAKRRHSQYVGKIMRDVDTGPIRAYLDDIRSGRDATTREFHQVEQWRDALVGGDDALVEELFERFPDMDGQRFRQIVRNARKERDTGAKPKAFRELFRLLRDQNEAQQAETESRA, translated from the coding sequence ATGCCGCATCAAAACGACCAGCATGAGGACCGGCCCAGCCGGACCCAGATGAAAAAACACATGGCCGCCCTGCAGAAGATGGGCGACGAACTGGCCGCGCTCAGCACGGACCAGATTCGCAAGGCCGGCCTGCCACCGTTGCTCGAAAAGGAAATCCTCTTTGCCAAGAGCCTGAAAAAGCATGAGGCCAAACGCCGCCACTCCCAATATGTGGGAAAAATCATGCGCGACGTGGATACCGGACCGATTCGGGCCTATCTGGACGACATCCGCAGCGGACGCGATGCCACCACCAGAGAATTCCATCAGGTGGAGCAATGGCGGGACGCGCTCGTGGGCGGTGACGATGCATTGGTGGAGGAACTGTTCGAGCGGTTCCCCGACATGGATGGCCAGCGGTTCCGCCAGATCGTGCGCAACGCGCGCAAGGAGCGGGACACCGGGGCAAAACCCAAGGCCTTCCGGGAACTGTTCCGACTGTTGCGCGACCAAAACGAAGCACAGCAGGCCGAAACCGAATCCCGGGCTTGA
- a CDS encoding cation-transporting P-type ATPase produces MQTLLDKCWHHITAEKAAELLDVDTEKGLDVFETESRLKDFGENVIASKKTQPAWKRFLLQFHQPLIYILIISGIITAALGEWVDSIVILGVVLVNAVTGFFQELKAVRALSALASSMRVQATVIRGGTKQTMDASQLVPGDVVLLGSGDKIPADMRIVQSWELRVDESTLTGESIPTNKNSNESPKDAVLADRHGMAYAGTIVSYGQGRGVVVATGGNTELGRISGLVESAQDIMTPLTRKIAHFSHILLVAILFLAGFAFVFGVLRDEPATEMLMAAVALAVGAIPEGLPAAITVILALGVSRMAEKRAIIRKLPAVETLGGTTVICSDKTGTLTRNEMTVQAIYCGQASYAVSGSGYDTEGVITPQNGATRESETVLQECLRAGMLCNDADLKESEGKTTIQGDPTEAALLVAAAKGGLDQATESRSHPRVSAIPFESDLQYMATLHKGPDGHIAYMKGAVEVILARCNAALGPDGTSATPDKNEINDTQITLASKGLRVLALARKRIADPDSFDKHSLESNMEFLGLQGMIDPPRTEVKEAINNCHRAGVDVKMITGDHAVTAQAIGNMLGLERSECVKSNSCRVLTGREIADMSDTELMEDVREVSVFARVSPEQKLRLVMALQSQGEICAMTGDGVNDSPALRQANIGIAMGQSGTEAAKEAADMVLTDDNFATIEAAVEEGRGVFANLTKFIAWTLPTNAGEGLVILAAILFGATLPILPVQILWINMTTAGSLGMMLAFEPKEKGIMNRPPRRPDKPLWDKVIIRRVAMVSLLLLASAFGLFKLEVLTGATIEEARTMAVNVFVAVEAFYLFNSRSFERSPFDLGIMSNPWVIGGFLFSFLLQLAYTYVPFMNTVFGSAPISLFGWFKVLACGVIVFLLVEMDKRRDARRQ; encoded by the coding sequence ATGCAGACACTTCTGGATAAATGCTGGCATCACATTACAGCGGAAAAAGCAGCGGAGCTGCTTGATGTGGATACGGAAAAAGGGCTGGACGTATTTGAAACAGAAAGCCGTCTCAAGGATTTTGGCGAGAACGTCATTGCGAGTAAAAAAACGCAACCTGCCTGGAAACGGTTTTTGCTGCAATTCCATCAACCGCTCATATACATTCTCATCATATCAGGAATCATCACCGCAGCCCTTGGCGAGTGGGTCGATTCCATCGTCATTCTCGGCGTGGTTCTGGTCAATGCAGTGACCGGTTTTTTCCAGGAACTCAAGGCGGTGCGGGCACTCAGCGCCCTTGCCTCGTCCATGCGGGTTCAAGCCACGGTGATTCGCGGCGGCACCAAACAGACCATGGACGCATCCCAACTCGTGCCGGGAGACGTGGTGCTGCTCGGCTCCGGTGACAAAATCCCTGCAGATATGCGTATCGTGCAAAGCTGGGAACTTCGCGTGGATGAATCCACACTCACGGGAGAATCCATTCCCACCAACAAGAACAGCAACGAATCGCCCAAGGACGCAGTGCTCGCAGACCGGCACGGCATGGCCTACGCCGGGACCATTGTCAGCTACGGACAGGGGCGCGGCGTCGTGGTGGCAACAGGCGGCAACACCGAACTGGGCCGCATTTCCGGCCTGGTGGAATCCGCGCAGGACATCATGACTCCCCTGACACGGAAGATTGCTCACTTCAGCCACATCCTGCTGGTGGCCATCCTCTTCCTTGCAGGATTCGCCTTTGTTTTCGGCGTACTTCGCGACGAACCGGCAACGGAAATGCTCATGGCCGCCGTAGCCCTTGCGGTCGGGGCCATCCCCGAAGGCCTGCCCGCTGCCATCACGGTCATCCTCGCGCTCGGCGTTTCGCGCATGGCCGAAAAGCGGGCCATCATCCGCAAGCTGCCCGCCGTGGAAACCCTTGGCGGCACCACGGTGATCTGCTCGGATAAAACCGGAACCCTGACCCGCAACGAAATGACCGTGCAGGCAATATACTGCGGTCAGGCATCGTATGCGGTTTCCGGCTCGGGGTACGACACAGAAGGCGTCATCACCCCACAGAACGGCGCAACCCGTGAATCGGAAACAGTCTTGCAGGAATGCCTGCGGGCGGGCATGCTCTGTAACGATGCGGACCTGAAGGAATCCGAAGGCAAAACCACCATTCAGGGAGATCCCACAGAGGCCGCCCTGCTGGTTGCCGCTGCCAAGGGCGGGCTGGACCAGGCAACCGAATCCCGCTCCCACCCCCGTGTAAGCGCAATCCCCTTTGAATCGGACCTTCAATACATGGCCACCCTGCACAAGGGGCCGGACGGCCATATCGCCTATATGAAGGGGGCCGTGGAAGTAATCCTCGCCCGCTGCAACGCGGCCCTTGGTCCTGACGGCACCTCGGCCACTCCAGACAAGAACGAAATCAACGACACGCAGATAACCCTTGCGTCCAAAGGATTGCGTGTTCTGGCTCTGGCGCGCAAGCGCATTGCCGACCCCGACTCCTTCGACAAGCACAGCCTGGAATCAAACATGGAATTCCTGGGGCTTCAGGGCATGATCGACCCTCCACGCACGGAAGTCAAAGAAGCCATCAACAACTGCCACAGGGCGGGCGTGGACGTGAAAATGATCACAGGCGACCACGCGGTAACGGCGCAGGCCATCGGCAACATGTTGGGACTGGAACGGTCCGAATGCGTCAAATCGAATAGTTGCAGGGTGCTGACCGGCAGGGAAATCGCAGACATGTCCGACACCGAGCTCATGGAGGACGTGCGTGAGGTTTCGGTCTTTGCGCGTGTTTCGCCGGAGCAGAAACTCAGACTGGTCATGGCTCTGCAGTCACAGGGTGAAATCTGCGCCATGACCGGCGATGGGGTCAACGACTCCCCGGCCCTCAGGCAGGCGAACATCGGCATAGCCATGGGCCAAAGCGGCACCGAGGCCGCAAAGGAAGCGGCGGACATGGTGCTCACGGACGACAATTTCGCCACCATCGAGGCCGCCGTGGAAGAAGGCAGGGGTGTTTTCGCAAACCTGACCAAGTTCATTGCCTGGACCCTGCCCACCAACGCGGGTGAAGGGCTCGTCATCCTCGCGGCCATACTGTTCGGCGCCACCCTGCCCATCCTGCCGGTACAGATATTGTGGATCAACATGACCACGGCAGGCAGTCTGGGCATGATGCTGGCATTCGAACCAAAGGAAAAGGGCATCATGAACCGCCCGCCCCGCCGGCCGGACAAACCCCTCTGGGACAAGGTCATCATCCGGCGGGTGGCCATGGTCAGCCTGTTGCTGCTGGCCTCGGCCTTTGGTCTTTTCAAGCTGGAAGTCCTCACCGGAGCGACCATCGAAGAAGCCCGGACCATGGCGGTCAACGTTTTCGTGGCTGTGGAGGCGTTCTACCTCTTCAACTCACGCTCGTTCGAGCGCTCCCCCTTTGATCTCGGCATAATGAGCAATCCGTGGGTCATAGGCGGGTTCCTGTTCTCGTTTTTGCTGCAACTCGCATACACATATGTCCCGTTCATGAACACGGTGTTCGGCAGCGCGCCCATATCCCTGTTCGGCTGGTTCAAGGTGCTGGCCTGCGGCGTGATTGTCTTTCTGCTTGTGGAAATGGACAAGCGGCGCGACGCACGAAGGCAGTGA
- a CDS encoding phosphate-starvation-inducible PsiE family protein, giving the protein MFFCDHKKYSHENEDGFIRFLWKTIRLCVRVLAALMTLVIVWGIFDVVYVLYQRMTTPPYFLLDINDILATFGAFMAVLIAIEIFANIVIYLQSEMIHLRLVISTALMAAARKVIVLDYSVNNYQEVLAVGCVILALAVCYWLIVLSARHQDQDDTVNQKAEQPFQRSEQ; this is encoded by the coding sequence GTGTTCTTTTGCGATCACAAGAAATATTCGCATGAAAACGAAGACGGATTCATCCGTTTTCTTTGGAAGACCATACGACTCTGTGTCCGCGTTCTGGCCGCGCTCATGACGCTGGTTATTGTCTGGGGCATTTTCGATGTGGTTTACGTGTTGTATCAGCGCATGACCACGCCGCCGTATTTTTTGCTGGACATCAACGACATATTGGCCACGTTCGGTGCCTTCATGGCCGTGCTCATAGCCATCGAAATTTTTGCCAACATCGTTATCTATCTCCAGTCGGAGATGATTCATCTCCGGCTCGTGATTTCCACGGCACTGATGGCTGCGGCACGAAAGGTCATCGTGCTTGATTATTCCGTGAACAATTATCAGGAAGTTCTGGCCGTGGGCTGTGTCATCCTTGCACTGGCCGTGTGTTATTGGCTGATAGTACTTTCTGCCCGGCATCAGGACCAAGACGACACCGTAAACCAAAAGGCGGAACAGCCTTTCCAAAGGAGTGAACAATGA